DNA sequence from the Dermatophagoides farinae isolate YC_2012a chromosome 10, ASM2471394v1, whole genome shotgun sequence genome:
TGTTGtagttattgttgttggtgtaaAGCTCatataatgattcatttgtggACTATAATTaatagagaaagagagagagagagaaaaaaaaggttgaaTTAGCAAagaaataattaataatctaTATAATTGTATTGTACTTACTTAATGGTATATGGTGGCAATGGAGGTGTAGCTGAAatgtgatgaaatgaaatgaaaaagagaaaatcataaatcgattttaaatcaatatcaaatcacttacttttatcattattacgtAAAAATTTATCCCTTTCAAGTttatatttcaataaaattaatccaattgctaaaattgaaatgaaaatatgtaAAGAAGCAATggcaatttcaatatattgaaCACATAGATCAACTAATGATTCATCTAAtggatgacgatgatgatgatgatgatgatgattcgttgttgtcgtcgtagtcgtcgtcgttgatggaatttgattttcagttgtcgatgataataaatgtttAATTATAGGTGAAGATTGTGGTTGtttataattttgttgttgttgttgttgattataatgatttaaATGTGCCTGAATATTTGATATATGATTGGAAACAATTATATACCAAAATGAACGAGAATTtatatcaaatgataataattgtgttgatggtaataatggtgatgtaTGTACAATTGGAtagtttgattgatgatcatcgataattgatttatatagatttgttgtcgttgttgctgatgataatgataatgatgacatatCACCAGTACCGAATGTATCGGTTATTGTATCCAATGTTATAAAACGTGCATAAACACAAATCACATAGATATTAtagataatcaaaaatatttgaaatgatgCATATATTAGTAGATGGCCAAAAAATCcagttattgttattataatAGCCAATGCATTCACCAATATCATTAGCCATTGTATGCCggcaaaatcaatcatttgacGAAAAATgagcaataataattgtaatgttaaaaatattttgattataatacggacagacattttttgttttgatcatgaaaattttgttgaacaaaaaattttgtgtgtgtaaaatcGTCTGTCAACCAAttatgaaacacacacaactaCTGACCATATATATGTGACACAATCATTCACAAATTATCAATCTTTATCGAAAATTGTGTGCTATCAACCAGTAGTAGACCAagtagttgatgatgatgatgttgattctacaggagaagaaaaaaaaatgaacaaaacaacaatacattagatatatatacatatcattttattgaatggatgatagattgaaaacaattcaaaCGAAAATTCACACACGATTGACCGAAACGAGTGGCCATTATTATCGACTTTtagtttcattcattcattcattcatctgaTTGTTACCGATAtctgcgaaaaaaaacagtccATCGTCCAGTAGATGTGtatattaattcaattttgatttcaaaaattcagaaattttttttaacttgatgacttgatgatgatgacttattgttttggaagaaaaaaaaaactaggaaatggtgatggtgatgatggaatgAATTGCAACAGGTtccaataacaaaaaacagcaacaagtgagtgttcaaaataaatattttttcaagccaaaaaaaaagctcaTCGCTATTCACAAAGACAAACACGTATACGAAACACATTGAAGAGGAAATtgttccaccaccaccaccaccatcatcgaccaatcaccatcattcatatttagATGTTCCAAAAGATAATGGcccatacaaaaaaaaacatgaacagGATAAGATTTGAGatgttcgaaaaaaaataaaaagagaaaaaaaattgaaagagaATGGACAGAACACATTATTAATGGGCCACCACACAtgctgtgatgatgatgatgatggtgaagaagaaaaaaaaaacaacatttcaATCAGGTGATGAACATTGAAAACGATTAGTGAAATAACTAAATGGcagatgcaaaaaaaataaagatggattcattcatcatatattgaaatgaacaaaacaaagcaaaaatggccaaaagTAAATTGAAATAGCTCaagaaataaattgaaaatatcaataaaataaaaaacaaacaaacaaatgagtGGTGGtcagccagaaaaaaaagtggccATCCaatttacaatgatgatgatgatgatgatgatgatgatgatgacgatggaagaaaaaaaacaatcgttTGATCAAATACTAAAACGAATAAATTCAGatttcaaatctttttttttgctcattgaatgtttttgttgttgttgttgttgttgctatgtTGTATTacctgttgctgttgctgtgtggctgacaaacaaatcaacaagTTTAGCgcccaaaaaacaaaaaacaacaaaaagacaATATATAACGGTTAATTTTaagaattaaaattgaaattgaaatgaaaaaaattcaaaaccatTGTGTGATcaaaattacaacaacaacaacaaaaacaaaacaaaaaagatatagacgaataaatcaaatgagataaaaataaaa
Encoded proteins:
- the LOC124490515 gene encoding uncharacterized protein LOC124490515, which produces MSVRIIIKIFLTLQLLLLIFRQMIDFAGIQWLMILVNALAIIITITGFFGHLLIYASFQIFLIIYNIYVICVYARFITLDTITDTFGTGDMSSLSLSSATTTTNLYKSIIDDHQSNYPIVHTSPLLPSTQLLSFDINSRSFWYIIVSNHISNIQAHLNHYNQQQQQQNYKQPQSSPIIKHLLSSTTENQIPSTTTTTTTTTNHHHHHHHRHPLDESLVDLCVQYIEIAIASLHIFISILAIGLILLKYKLERDKFLRNNDKTTPPLPPYTINPQMNHYMSFTPTTITTTKSSLYNQKTNSVRRSSKRRRSTRSLHTQKSKSNSLGALNNIRANSSGSLRSTISKHGHHRKSATSLLMMNNNNNNVADASFISSNNTTIGSRSGAKSSHSNYGQIINNNDNNNGLYGTIISTPVNKPTVPLRNQQRQHQNLQNQQQYSYRHSIYGGGCGGGGQQNSISSVGQSNYGPKFVTSDSETDNYYHTFTPAYLNNGLANPLYGKRNSYMDSSETAI